CCTCTTCGCCTCTCCGCGTCTTCGCCTCTCCGCCTTGTCCCCAATCTTCATCGTCAGTTCAACTGCTCTTCCTCCTAGTAAGTTTTGTGAACTGCCATTTAAATTTCTTCAGTTGTGATTTTAGGGTTCATCTATCATATCATCTCTGTAATTTTAATTTGCTTTAaagaatttgttaattttatttgctTTGAAAAACTTGTTAATTTACCTTGAAGAACTTGTTCTGATTTATCTTAATTTGCTTTAaagaatttgttaattttaatttgttttgaagAATTTTGTTCTCATTTATCTTAATTTGCTTTGAAGAACTTGTTAATTTGCTTTAAAGAACTTGTGctgatttattttaatttgctttgaagaacttgttaattttattttgctttgaagAACTTGTTCTGATTTGTCTTAATTTGCTTTGAAAAACTTGTTaatgttaatttattttgaagAACTTAATAATTTGCTTTGAAGAACTtgttatgatttattttaacatgttttaaagaacttgttaattttaatttattttaaagaacTTGTTAATTATTATAGTATTATTTCTGACTCTAATTATTCCTCATTTTAGTTCTGTTGattacaatttatatttttatgactCTGATTATTCCTCATTTTGATTCTGTTGattacaatttatatttttatgatttatgtgatttgaattttgtgatttttttgaaatttaatgatTCCTgtgatttgtaattttttgttcgATGTAGGattcaaataaataagaatttagtATCACTACCATCACAAGATGAAAGAAAGCTTGAGAATTAtgtattttagtttttgaatatGTTTGgttgtttaaatattttataaatatatttagtaGAGATATTTGTTGTTTATTACTCTTTGAGTATTTggagacaataaaaaaatatgtttgtaataacaattgagaatgatctttatttttttctattttttctgtttttttttatattttttcaatttttattattttttataaaaatctgcGGAGACTTCGGTGCCTGATGGATACGAGATTCCGTTACTTATCATGGGGACGGGGACCAGTTTTGAAGGAGGGTGGGAGCGGGAGGACATGGGATCCGTTGTCATCTCTGTATCAGCCTCTAAGCGAGTAGGAATAGAGTGGGTATCCACAAATTTAGATATTATTATCATTCTTAACAACCGATAATTAAATCGAACTGAACAAAAAaactcatttttaaattaattgtagTAAAATTCGGTTTGGTTCAATAACAAACCCCCTAATTAGTGCCATTTTTCATACATtaagatattaattaatatatttacacATGAGTTATCcttaaagaaattaattttgaatatctaataaaattaaaacatttattttaaaataaacgaAATAAAGAAAAACCCTTTGATAACTTGGTTCCTTGTATAATTCTCAATTTGATATTATGGAAGGAGTTTTTTATGTTTAACTAGAGAAATTAAGTTTATTTAAGCAAAAGATAATTAAGCCCCATTAGTTAAAGAAGATTTTACATAATGGTAACAGTTTTCgaagataaaaatatgaaaaaataagataaatttaattagtatCCATGTCCTATGTCCTATGTGCTACATATTGAGTGTAAGGGATGCAAAAAATGGTCTTGTGATGATGCAATTATGGAATTGTTGTATATTTGTTGAAACCAACCAATTGGCAATAATGGAGATGCTCGAATTGTGGGACCCACTTTGGGAGGGTGTTTCTGCCTCATGCTAGCATCTCTATCTCCCACAGCGAATTTGCATGTGGGTTGCAACTTGCTTTGACTGgtcttcttgtttctccattTTCACTTTCGGTTTCGGTTTCTtaccaaaatataaaatgaCCAGCAAGGCCCCTCCCTCATCCACtaacaataatattaaacatcATACCCACACTCTCAAGTCTCAACTCACAGATCCACCTACCATATACTCTTATATACAGTAactctttattttttagaagaaaaaaccACTAAAAATCatagttttattttgattgtGTTATTGTTTAGTTCTAACACTTTATTTGGATgttataaagaaaataaaaaaaaagaaaataaaaaaattaagttatttGTGTGTTGTTtggatgaataaaaaataaataaaaaaagtttttatttgtgaagaaaaaaattttctttttattttttatttttttttataacaaaaaaattattttttatctattttttttctttttttttcattcattttctaGCAAACTAAATATAGTGTAAGTAGAGCTAGGAGGGAGGGGGTAGAGATGTAGGGGTCGGAGGTGGTGGGCCATGTTAGTCATGTGGGTGTGTGGACGCCGCATAATTGGACTGTGGTATGCCGTATAGGTACAGTCTAATCTACACCATCAAATATGAATGTATGTGTTAAGTGCTAACGAACAAACAAGTCATGTGCCTTTGATGAAGGAACGGTGCGTTAGGTCTTTCTATGATAGATATCTTCCCTCCCTCTTTATTTCAACGCCGTGCCCTTGTGCCTGCCTACTACCTTTACACATGACTACGTTTGTTACATGAATATTATCACCACAAAATTATCCTAAGCTCAATTTAAGTTCATGCAAGTTTTTTCTAATAATGGATGATACATAAGAAAGAATATATGTATAGCCCAAGTGGgagattgttaggaaattatttaatttcctaacttatttgtgggcaatacatatatcaattataatcacaaatgatgctatttcaaattaaatgacttatataatgatgatctcatttattgttataaatgctaattgaataagtcattattacttttgatttggaattaaatgagaataaaaccggatattatcttttgttccttagataattatctttttgtattttagatatattatcttttgggctttagatactattttatttgggcttaagggtttaatgggtgtcatgctcaaatataaatagactttcagggtttcggtccccaatataccaaagtcgcctttgttgctctttccccATCAAAAGAGTTGCAGTTCAGCCACCTAGGAATACAGAAGactttggttgaggaagatcgaAAGAACCACAAGATCCAAACTCTTCCAATCAtaatttatgtttatgaattcaGGTACGCTTCCgcattatgttatatttttggtgattcaatatggatgatctgggttgttgaaaattaattattccaacaagtggtatcagagccatccATAATTTAGTCatcaaaaatatttgattttattggatcaatatatatacatatgcgtTGTTTACATTATATTGCAcacttaataaaattatttctgaTTGTGTGTGCATCAATACGTATATATGCTTTACATATGAAACGTATTCCTTCCATACCGTTTTGGATTGCTTTTATATGCATGTATCACACGTTacgcatacatatatatatactgtTGGTAatttattatacatatatattattattattatttcgatacgtatatatatgtatattattgcGTGCTTATAGTGTATGCCGAGCACgtttagtttatatatatatttatatatatataaaattgatacttatgaaaattaataatcatattttttttaaggtcTGAAAAGacactattaaaatttaatttcttttagaatttaaatattttttgttgttacaTAAGGAAACTAGTAACAATTTGGATTATTATATCCATCCATTataaagatttggttttggaaTAAATTGATTGAACATTATGCTGCCAAAGTAGCCTCTtttgtgaaaattgatttattcaaAACATTAGGAATATGGTGATATGTAATTCATGCGAATATTGGTCATCCCATAGGAAGGTCTATATTTGGCCGAATTACATACACATATTAATAGTAAATACATGTTTGGGTAACAcattaagaataaagtaatgtttattatttatgcaaacaataatcggcccaaagaaagtttattgtttggccaaataataagcattgcacacttttgtttattttctattaattatgcagtcaataatcggcccaaaggaaggttattgtttggccaattaatagaaaatatatgcgGTAATAAATAGGTTGCGAAGTTTAAGTTTTCATGTGCGCATTAAGTCGGTCCAAAGAAAGGCTTAATGTGTGACAggaattttgacaatatttgatACAGCTCTTCGAGAGGAGAAACCCACTTCCACTCCGGAAAACCTCAATGAGGTTAAAATAGAGAAGTGGGAGAAATCCAATTGAATGAGCATTATGATCATGAAACGCTCAATTCCTAAGGCGTTTCGGGGCTCAATTACTGAGGATAAAGATGTCAAACAGTTCCTAAAGGATGTTGAGAAATTCTTTGAAAAATGCCAAACAGTTCCTAAAGAATGTTGAGAAATTCTTTACTAAGAAATTCAGTGCTCACATGGCTTTATCTTCTCAGTATAAAAGAAAGCGTGATACTACTGCGGATGCGCCTTCTCAGCAGAAAAGGCTAAGAAACAGGATCAAGTTTCAACCTGTTTCTTCTGTAAGAAGGTGGGACACATGAAGAAGGATTGTACCAAATATGCCACTTGGCGTGTGAAGAATGGTATAATTCTCACTTTCGTTTGTTCTGAGGCTAGTTTAAGTTATGCACCTGTTGATACTTGGTGGGTAGATTCTGCTGCTACTACTCATGTAAGTGTGACTATGCAGGGTTGCCTGTGGAGCCGACCGCCAAGTGATGTTGAAAGATACATCTACGTGGCAGACGGCAATATAGTTGCAGTCGAAGCTATAGGAACCTTTAGATTATGTTCCACGAGTGGattttatttggatttattAGAGACATTTTATGTACCGTCATTTAGACGAAATTTGGTTTCTGTTTCCCGTCATTTAGACGAAATTTGGTTTCTGTTTCTCGTTTGGACAAATCaggttatttttgttcattCGGAGACAACAAAGTCAGTCTCTTTTATAATTCGAATAATATTTGCTCTAGTCATTTGGTGGATAATCTATATAGGCTTAActtaaattcctataataatgaaatactgcaaatgggtacaaaacaaaaaactaaatgagaatttggcatCGTTATGGCACAAACGCCTAGGCCACATCTCTAAACAGAGAATTCAGGGGCTCGTGTCGGATGGAATTCTTGGACCCCTAAAATTGGCGGACTTTGAAGTCTGCATTGAGTGCATAAAGGGGGAAAAGGACAAATGAAAGGAAATTAGGTGCCGAGAGAGCTAAAGATGTCTTAGAACTAATAAGAGTTAAAGATGTCTTAGAAGTGATACATACCGATATATGTGGCCAATTCCCTACTGTCTCTTGGAATGGACAACGGTACTTTATTACGTTCATAGATGATTACTCTCGTTAtggatatatattttaattcatgaaaagtcccaagccttggatgttttcaagtctttcaaagctgaagttgaacttcaacttggaaagaaaattaaagctgtCAAATCTGATCGTGGTGGTGAATACTATATAAGATATGACGGTTCAGGTGAGCAACGTCCCGGGCCTTTTGCTCTTTTCCTAGAGGAGTGTGGTATTGTTCCGCAATACACCATGCCAGGCAAACCTAGCATGAATGGTGTTGCAGAACGAAGGAACCGAACTCTTAAGGACATGGTGAGAAGTATGATTAGTTATTCTTTCTTGCCTGAATCACTCTGAGGAGAAGCCTTAAAGACCGCAATATACATCCTTAATAGGGTGCCAAGCAAAGCAGTTAACAAAACCCATATGAAATTTGGACTAGAAAAAGGCCCAGTATaaagcatttgcatatttggggATGTCTAGTTGAGGCGCGACCTTATAGGCCACATGAAAGAAAATTGGACTCAAGGACAATTAGTTGCTAATTTGTTGGTTACGCTGAACGCTCACGAgggtacaagttttacaatccTGCATCAAGGTCTATTTTTTGAAACGGAAAATGCGAGATTTCTTGAGGATGTTGAGTTTGGGGGGAAGGAAATATTAGGAATGTAGCTTTTGATGAGGATTCTATAACTGGAAATGATCAGGTATTTGTGCCTATTATTGTTCAAGATACATTTATAGTACAAGAGCACAATGAGAATCCTACTGTAGATCCAGTTACAGTACAAGAGAACAATGAGAATATTGTTGTTGCTCAAGATGCTGCTACAGTACAGGAAAATAATGAGAATCCTCCTTAATTCCAACCCATATAGAAAGCTCAACAACCTCAAGAAGTGTCATTAAGGAGATCCaatagagaaaagagaaaatccATCTATGGTCTCAAACAAGTTTCTCATTAATGGTATCACAAGTGCATTAAGTCATTACCTCATGGTTTTGAGGTAAATATCATAGATGAGTGTGTATACCTTAAGTTCAGTGGGAGTAAATGCATATTTTGGTCtcatatgttgatgacattctaCTTGCTAGTAATGATATAGGCTCGTTGCATGAAACTAATAAATTTCTATCGAACAAATTCgaaatgaaagatcttggtgatgcctcttttgtattagaaatcGAGATACTAAGAGATCACTCTCAAGGTATTCTTGGATTATCACAAAAGAACTATATCAAAAGATTTTAAGTAGATAAGTCATGGAAAGATGTAGACCAACAGACACACCCGTAATTAAAGGAGACAAGTTCAATCTCAAGCAATGCCCTAAAAATGATCTTGAGAGGACATCAATGCAtgataaaccttatgcattaGCACTAGGAAACTTAATGTATGCTCAAGTCTACATACGTCCTGATATATCATTTATAGTGGGAGTGTTAGGTGGATACTTGAGCAATCCAGATATCGATCATTGGATAGCTGTTAAAATGCGTAATGCGTTGTTTAAAGAGAACAAATGATTACATGCTTATTTATCGGAGATCAGAAAATTTGGAGATCATTAGGTACTCTGATTCCGATTGAATGGCATATGGTTGCGAAACTATGACATTGAAAGGGccattaaagatattttgtgacaataagTCAGTAAGTACTATACTCCAATAACAATAAGAGCTTGACAAAATCGAAGCATATAGACATCAAGCTTCTTAGTTGTCAAGGAGAAAGTTTAAGAAAAACAGATTTCCATAGGACATATGGAAACAGAGTATATGCTAGCAGACCCATTACCAAAGGATTGAACCCTAAAGTTTTTCATGAGCACACTGCTCGGATGGGTGTCAATATTTATGATGCCTTGGTTTAGTGGGAGTTTATTTCATGCTATATGTCCTATAACAGATATTGAGTTATTTTTCTGCAGAATTAAGTTGAtggtttatttcatgttatatgAAATGTTCATTTTACAATATTTGTATTGTGTTTGATCTCAATAAAGTTGGACCAGCTGgaaatagacatgcatgagatcacttggcatgtaatttccatattactcatccaaatttgatctatgtcgTTAAGTATATTAGGATGGTGATTGGCGTGGTTTAGTCACGGCATTTAATGTGATAAAAGCTGCGGTAGTTCCATATCTAATGTATGAGACGGACCAGATTGTTAAAGTAATGAAAGAAATAGCATTCAGATGCGCGCATAAAGTTTATAAAATGTGATTATGTCAAGAAAGAATATATGTATAGCCCAAGTGGgagattgttaggaaattatttaatttcctaacttatttgtgggcaatacatatatcaattataatcacaaatgatgctatttcaaattaaatgacttatataatgatgatctcatttattgttataaatgctaattgaataagtcattattacttttgatttggaattaaatgagaataaaaccggatattatcttttgttccttagataattatcttttagattttagatatattatcttttggactttagatactattttatttaggatttagggtttaatgggtgccatgctcaaatataaatagacctTCAGGGTTTCGGTCCCAATATACCAAAGtcgcctttgttgctctttccccATCAAAAGAGTTACAGTTCAGCCACCTAGGAATACAGAAGGCTTTGGTTGAGAAAGATCGAAAGAACCACAAGATCCAAAATCTTCCAATCATAATTCATGTTTATGAATTCAGGTACGCTTNNNNNNNNNNNNNNNNNNNNNNNNNNNNNNNNNNNNNNNNNNNNNNNNNNNNNNNNNNNNNNNNNNNNNNNNNNNNNNNNNNNNNNNNNNNNNNNNNNNNNNNNNNNNNNNNNNNNNNNNNNNNNNNNNNNNNNNNNNNNNNNNNNNNNNNNNNNNNNNNNNNNNNNNNNNNNNNNNNNNNNNNNNNNNNNNNNNNNNNNNNNNNNNNNNNNNNNNNNNNNNNNNNNNNNNNNNNNNNNNNNNNNNNNNNNNNNNNNNNNNNNNNNNNNNNNNNNNNNNNNNNNNNNNNNNNNNNNNNNNNNNNNNNNNNNNNNNNNNNNNNNNNNNNNNNNNNNNNNNNNNNNNNNNNNNNNNNNNNNNNNNNNNNNNNNNNNNNNNNNNNNNNNNNNNNNNNNNNNNNNNNNNNNNNNNNNNNNNNNNNNNNNNNNNNNNNNNNNNNNNNNNNNNNNNNNNNNNNNNNNNNNNNNNNNNNNNNNNNNNNNNNNNNNNNNNNNNNNNNNNNNNNNNNNNNNNNNNNNNNNNNNNNNNNNNNNNNNNNNNNNNTTACAATAGCGTCATTCGAATTCTTTACATtagtatatataatttaatttaattatcttaagaaaataatattaaaaatagcatTTAGCTTTACGAATTTTGGTATGAGAAAAGCAACCGGTCCATTCCTCTCCATCTGCAATCCAACCctacacataaaaaaaataaaaataaaataagaaatggTTATGGAAGAGAAAAACCGAGGGAAGTGTGAAAAGggaaggagagagaaagagaggaaggGTGGGAAGAATCTAAAAAGGAAGCAGCACTtcattttcttctcctccttctcttctcctgCACCTGACAAAAATAAGATttacagaaaaattaaaaaaaataaaggatcCTCCTCTCCCTCTTGACACCCACActcagagaaagagaaagagagggagagggttttaagttttaactgtGCAAAGCTAACAGAGAGCGCGGGTGGAAGCGCCGGAAAGATGACCGGCGGTGGATCGTCGGGGAGGCTGCCGACGTGGAAGGAGAGGGAAAACAACAAGCGGAGAGAGAGAAGGCGGAGAGCGATTGCAGCGAAGATCTACGCTGGTCTTCGAGCTCAGGGTAACTACAAGCTTCCCAAGCACTGTGATAACAACGAGGTCTTGAAAGCTCTCTGTGCCGAAGCTGGTTGGATTGTCGAAGAGGACGGTACTACCTACCGCAAggtttcttcttctacttctctcTCCCTCTCAGATCTACTTGCTCTTTCTTGCTTGCTTTGTTGATCCGCTTTCTAATCTTGCTAAAAAGTTGATTTGATCCTGGAAGCTTGTGATCTAACTAGTTTTTGTAGTGTTAATCTGAGATCAGGTGTCATTGTGATAGTTCTAGATGATTGATTATGTTCCGTTAGTTTCACCCTAGAAATCTTGATTGAGATCTGTGTTTTGATGACAGGGATGTAAGAGGCCGCAAGGTGAGATTGGAGGAACTCCAGCGAACATGAGTGGTTGTTCTTCACTACAGCCAAGTCCACAGTCATCAGCGTTCCCAAGCCCTGTTCCTTCCTACCATGCTAGCCCAACTTCCTCATCATTCCCCAGCCCCTCTCGCATTGATCCCAACCTTCAAAACCCCTCTTCATTCCTCCTACCATTCATTCATAACATCACCTCCATCCCCACAAACCTTCCTCCTCTTAGAATATCCAATAGTGCCCCTGTTACCCCTCCTCTTTCTTCCCCAACCTCCAGGGGTTCTAAAAGGAAGGCGGATTTCGAATCCCTCTCCAATGTCTCCTCTCTTAATTCGTTCCGCCATCCTCTCTTCGCGGTATCCGCCCCATCCAGCCCCTCCCGCCGCCACCAATTGGCTACTTCCACCATTCCTGAGTGTGATGAATCTGATGCTTCCACCGTGGACTCCGGTCGCTGGGTTAGTTTTCAGACAACGACTGCCTCGGCTGCTCCTCCATCGCCTACCTTTAACCTTGTGAAACCAGCAATGCAGCAGATCACTCCCCAGGATTCCATGGATATGAATGAAGGCATGCAATGGGGCCAGGCTGCAGAGAGAGGAAGACCATCGGATTTTGACTTTGAGAATGGTAGAGTGAAGCCATGGGAGGGCGAGAGGATACATGAGGTGGGAGTGGATGAGTTGGAACTGACTCTAGGCTGTGGAAAGGCCTGATGTTGAAAGCAATGTTTAGGGCTACCTTCTTATGTCTATATCACGCCCAAAGGCCACAACACTGCTGAGAACCCGATCCCCAAGCCCAAGTCTGCAGCGTTTCCTTGGCGTCTGCATGGATTGCTTGGATGGAGCTGCCACTCTGCCATTGCCGGGGAAATCGGTTGCTATGTTgcatttctatatttttcttatatgtaCAGTCCCGTTTATATTTCGTTACATTACATGAAATTTGACTTCATTGTGATGCCTTGTTGATTGTTGAATAGTTGCATTTGGGGCAACCTTTAAAAAGTTTGGTAGTGTTTTGAGACTTAATCTTAACTTATTACTATAGACCAGGAGAAATTGAAGTTCACTGAAGAGATATTCTTAATGCTTTCACACTCTTTATTTCATTACATAGCTGAGCATTCCAATGTGAGTATTTGAAACTGATATGGAAAGATTGAGAAGCCCACTTTTGAAGCTTTATAGTTTTGCTCCATTCGGCCTCAAAAGTTTAAACTACTGCAATTGCTGTTTCCAGTTTCCACACTGAATATGTATGCAGTTTTGCTCGATCAGTATTACTTATGAGAAGGTAATTAACATCACTTCCTAGTcaccaaaggaaaaaaaattacatcacTTCCAT
The Arachis duranensis cultivar V14167 chromosome 5, aradu.V14167.gnm2.J7QH, whole genome shotgun sequence genome window above contains:
- the LOC107487882 gene encoding BES1/BZR1 homolog protein 2, producing the protein MTGGGSSGRLPTWKERENNKRRERRRRAIAAKIYAGLRAQGNYKLPKHCDNNEVLKALCAEAGWIVEEDGTTYRKGCKRPQGEIGGTPANMSGCSSLQPSPQSSAFPSPVPSYHASPTSSSFPSPSRIDPNLQNPSSFLLPFIHNITSIPTNLPPLRISNSAPVTPPLSSPTSRGSKRKADFESLSNVSSLNSFRHPLFAVSAPSSPSRRHQLATSTIPECDESDASTVDSGRWVSFQTTTASAAPPSPTFNLVKPAMQQITPQDSMDMNEGMQWGQAAERGRPSDFDFENGRVKPWEGERIHEVGVDELELTLGCGKA